The window TACCTTTGGTAAGCAGGTCTTTTAAGTGTCCGTCGGTCAGGTCTTTGCCCGACTTGTTCCGAAAGACGGTAAGTCCACAACTTTCATCATTGCACTTGGCTACCTTCTGATAAAAGATAACCTGACCGTTTTTGCATTTTGGACATGAACAGCTTTCACGCTGGTTGCCACTACCTTCGATTTTAGTTCCCAACAGTTCGGTCGTAATCTGTGCGGCATATACTTCAATTCCTCTGTGGAATGTAGCTGCATCCATTTCGCCTTTTTCAATGCTGTTCAAGGCTCTTTCCCATTCGCCAGTCATTGAAACGTCCGCAATTCTTTTATCACGTACAGCCAAATAGACAACTAACCCTTTGTTTGTCGGCACAAGCGATTTTTTCTCACGTACAATATATTCACGGGAGAACAATGTTTCGATAATGCTTGCACGGGTGGCAGGCGTTCCGATACCCGATTCTTTGATTGCTTCCCGTTCGGCTTCGTCGGTAAGCTCCTTTCCGCATGTTTCCATAGAAGACAATAAACTGCTCTCCGTATGTAATGGACGGGGTTTGGTTTGCTTCTCTAATAAGTCCGTTCCGCTAATGGGAAGAATATCGCCATTGGAAAGATTGGGAAGTGCCGGAGCATCATCTTCGCCTTTTTCTTCATCGGGAGCATTGAGTACCGCTCGCCAACCAGGGATAAGAATAATACTTCCTTTGACTGAAAACGAAACGCCTGAAGCATCCAAAGAAACGCTTGTATTTTCTTTGGTGCATTTACCCGAAAAAGTTTCCAACAGACGGGCGGCAATCATATCGTATATAATACGTTGGTCGGCTGAAATATCTTTCGGCGTGTTTTCCGTGATTATCAGTGCGTGGTGGTCGGTAACTTTTTTATCGTTTACCGAACGCCTGTTCAGACTTGCTCCCGATAACGTTTTTGCATAATTGCCGAATGAAGCATGATTGGATAGCTGACCGATAAGGGTAGGTATCTCGGCAAACACATCATCGGAAATATAACGGCTTCCCGTTCTCGGATAGGAAATGAGCTTCGCTTCATAAAGCGATTGTGCAACCGACAGGGTTTTATCTGCTGAAAAACTATGGCGGCTGTTTGCTTCTTTCTGCAAGGTGGTCAGGTCGTAGAGCAATGGCGGTTCCTGACTTCCTTGCTTTGTTTCCACGTTTACGACGCTGACTGATTCTGACGAGCGTATTCGCTCTAAGATTGTGTCTGCGTCCTGTTTCGTATCGTATCGTTCTGTGGAGATAGCGGCGAACTGGGTCGCATCTTTTGCGGTGTGTAATTTTACCTGAAAATAAGTTTGCGGCTTGAACTCTTTGTTTTCGAGGTAACGGTTGCAAATCATGGCGAGTGTGGGCGTTTGAACACGTCCTAACGACCATACTCCGTAGCCTGCCGATATTGAAAGGGCTTGTGAAGCGTTTATTCCGACAACCCAATCGGCTTGGCTTCGGGCTTTTGCCGAAGCGTACAGGTTGTCGTACTCCTTTCCCGAACGCAAATTTTCCAATCCGTTTCGGATAGCCGAATCGGTAAGCGAATTTATCCAAAGGCGGTCGAAAGGCTTACGGCATTCCAGATAATTATATATGTAGCGGAAAATGGCTTCGCCCTCTCGACCTGCATCACAGCAATTTATAATGAGGTCGGATTTATTAAACAACTCCTTGATAACTTTAAGTTGCTTTAATGCACCCGCATCGGGTTTGTATTCTTTGCC of the Dysgonomonadaceae bacterium PH5-43 genome contains:
- a CDS encoding DNA topoisomerase-3 (product_source=KO:K03169; cath_funfam=1.10.460.10,2.20.25.100,3.40.50.140; cog=COG0550,COG2051; ko=KO:K03169; pfam=PF01131,PF01751,PF13342; smart=SM00436,SM00437,SM00493; superfamily=56712,57829; tigrfam=TIGR01056); this encodes MKVLIAEKPSVAQSIAAIVGANNRREGYLEGNGFAVTWAFGHLVGLAMPQDYGITGFQAENLPILPSEFKLLPRQVKDGKEYKPDAGALKQLKVIKELFNKSDLIINCCDAGREGEAIFRYIYNYLECRKPFDRLWINSLTDSAIRNGLENLRSGKEYDNLYASAKARSQADWVVGINASQALSISAGYGVWSLGRVQTPTLAMICNRYLENKEFKPQTYFQVKLHTAKDATQFAAISTERYDTKQDADTILERIRSSESVSVVNVETKQGSQEPPLLYDLTTLQKEANSRHSFSADKTLSVAQSLYEAKLISYPRTGSRYISDDVFAEIPTLIGQLSNHASFGNYAKTLSGASLNRRSVNDKKVTDHHALIITENTPKDISADQRIIYDMIAARLLETFSGKCTKENTSVSLDASGVSFSVKGSIILIPGWRAVLNAPDEEKGEDDAPALPNLSNGDILPISGTDLLEKQTKPRPLHTESSLLSSMETCGKELTDEAEREAIKESGIGTPATRASIIETLFSREYIVREKKSLVPTNKGLVVYLAVRDKRIADVSMTGEWERALNSIEKGEMDAATFHRGIEVYAAQITTELLGTKIEGSGNQRESCSCPKCKNGQVIFYQKVAKCNDESCGLTVFRNKSGKDLTDGHLKDLLTKGKTGIIKDFKSKENKPFDAAVAFDAEYKTVFQFDNSKKRRK